GGACTGGATAATGTCAAATTAATTGGAACTTTTTTATCGACAGCAAGGCACTTTATAATATCTCCAAGCGGTGTATAGTGAAAATTTCACTATATGTCTCAGAGTTGAGATTCTAATGAAACAGTTAGAATCTCAAATGCTGATTATGTTAACTGGGTTTGTATATGTAGTATACATAAGCGCTTAACTGGTTTAATCCCAGACTTTAGGACGATCAACTCCCATTGTTCTTAAATACTGTAAGAGTTGTCCTGCGTGTACGGACTCATGATAACCTATACTCAATAACATATCACCTAAAGAACGAATATAGCCTACATCTGAACGATCTATTTGAATACATGTTAAATCCTCATCTGAAAAGTTATTTAACATCTCTAGAAATTGTTGAGGGTATGTCTCTGCAAATTCTAATTCACTTTTTACAGAAATCAATGGTTTTTTTCAAAAGGAGAGTCAAATTCTTTTAAGATACCTCTATTTTTAATAGCTAGATGATAATAGTATTCTGACTCTAAGACATGTCGAACCATCTCTATGCATGTCATAGCTTCTTTATCTGGCTTCCAATCCAATTCAGTTTGAGGAATTGCTTCCCGTATCTTGATGCTTCTTCTTCTAATCTCTTTTATGTTTAATAATATGATTTCGGTTGTGCTCATGCTTTCTTCCCCCCTTTTTATCTTCTTAGAGAATTTCACCAAATCAAAAAGAGAAACATCTAACTAAACTTCTTTCAAATGTTTATGGTTCTTATAATACGTTGTATGTTAATTAACTCGGCATATTGTATTCATTAATTTATCTTCCTTTACAGTGTATTAAAATGTAATTATAAGGAAAAAGGGGATGTTAATATGCTTACAGAGGGGATTGACGTTAAGAAAACAGAAAAAGAATTAATCATAAAATGGCAACTTGCTAAATTTAATATTGCACTAGAAGATATTATTGAGGTTACGGGAGACGTACGGAGGTAAAGAAGTTGATGCAATCCGTATAGGTCCTCCATATGGAACAACTGATCGAATATTCATTAAAACTAAGAAGCAAAATTACATACTTTTCACTACAAACAGGGCGACAATCATAAACAGAATAAACTCATAATCGATAGTTTTTATGTATAAATAATGGCCATATCTAATCACAGATGTGGTCATTAATATTTAGCTTCACTACCAATAAAGTGCATTATATTAATTACAAATCAAATATCTTATGTATTTTTATTTTTATTTACTTTTAAATACTTTGTAAAGTAAGCAGCGAGTAATAGTAACATCATATTAACAACCCAACTTATTGTACCGTTATAATTTAGCCACATCGATAAAAAACAATTAATGGATATGATATAAAAACATAAACTGGAGAGAAGTTCTTTAGGTTGAAAACCTACCTTTTTTATTCTAGCTCTTAAAATGAAAAAGTAGAGCACAGTTGTTAGTACTAAAAGCGGTATTACTACATGTAACAAATAAAATACACTCCTATTTCTTTATTAATCCTTTAAAGGGTTATTTTACCATATAGTTGAATCTGCGCCAATAACTTGGTTTATAAAAACTAGAGGTATAAAAAAATTAAATAGAACTTAAAAACAAAAGAACCTACCTTTTGGGAGAGGGGGGGGACTTCTTTTGCTCATTAAATAGGAACCCTAGACAGTTGTCTCAGTGTTAACACCTGTCTTCTGTTAATATTCAATACAAAAATGGTTACAGTATTAATTGTTTACAATTGGAAAATAAAACATAATTTATTCTAATTACTAAAAATCACAATGTTATAATAAAATGGGTTTGAAAATATTTAACAACTAAGAGGTGATAAACATGATATTTCTTACTCTGTTTTTACTATTAATTATTGTAGGGTATCCAGTATGGGACTATTTTTATTTAAAGAAAATAAAAAGTAATCAACTAAACAAATGGAGAATGTACGGGGAAATTGTTATTACTCAATGGATATTGGTCATCATATTTCTAGTCTATTGGTTTTTGACTAAACACACGTTTAACAACTTATTTTCTATTAAAAAACCTTTATTTTCTTTAGATAAAGATTTTTTACTGTCTGCGGGAGTGGGGGCAGGAATTAGTATTATAATGATTGTTTTTATGATTTCCTTTTCCAAAAATGCTAGAGAGAAAATTTCCGAAGGATTAAGTGATGAGAGTATTCAATTCCTGTTGCCATCAAACTTCAAGGAAAGGCTGTTTTTTCTTTTGGTAGCAGTTACAGCAGGAGTTTGCGAAGAGATTATTTTTCGTGGTGCAATGTTTCATTATTTCGACCACCTCCCTTTTCATTTATCTACCGTTGCAATTGGAATTATTTCAAGTCTGTTATTTGGAATTGTTCACCTATACCAAGGCTGGAAAGGGGTACTATTCACTTCCTATTTAGGTGGCATTATGTTTTTTCTTCTTGTGGGGACAGGCTCTTTGTGGGTTCCTATCGCACTACATTTCATTAT
The genomic region above belongs to Priestia megaterium and contains:
- a CDS encoding type II CAAX endopeptidase family protein translates to MIFLTLFLLLIIVGYPVWDYFYLKKIKSNQLNKWRMYGEIVITQWILVIIFLVYWFLTKHTFNNLFSIKKPLFSLDKDFLLSAGVGAGISIIMIVFMISFSKNAREKISEGLSDESIQFLLPSNFKERLFFLLVAVTAGVCEEIIFRGAMFHYFDHLPFHLSTVAIGIISSLLFGIVHLYQGWKGVLFTSYLGGIMFFLLVGTGSLWVPIALHFIIDSKFVFLPNKKSPSSVIKEN